The Argopecten irradians isolate NY chromosome 4, Ai_NY, whole genome shotgun sequence genome has a window encoding:
- the LOC138322024 gene encoding keratin-associated protein 9-1-like codes for MSGFIVHDTCDVVICYGTRLCQASSCTDTCDLVICYRTRLCRASSCTDTCDLVICYGTRLCRASSCTDTCDVVICYGTRLCRASSCTDTCDVVICYGTRLCRASSYTDTCDVMICYGTRLCRASSCRDTYDMVICYGTRLCQASSCSDTCDMVICYGTRLCRASSYTDTCGLVICYGTRICRASSCTDTCDVVICYGTQLCRASSYTDTCEVVICYGTRLCRASSCTNACDVVIYQHSSSS; via the coding sequence ATGTCGGGCTTCATCGTGCACGATACATGTGACGTGGTGATATGTTACGGGACCCGATTATGTCAGGCTTCATCGTGCACGGATACATGTGACCTGGTGATCTGTTACAGGACCCGATTATGTCGGGCTTCATCGTGCACGGATACATGTGACCTGGTGATCTGTTACGGGACCCGATTATGTCGGGCTTCATCGTGCACGGATACATGTGACGTGGTGATCTGTTACGGGACCCGATTATGTCGGGCTTCATCGTGCACGGATACATGTGACGTGGTGATCTGTTACGGGACCCGATTATGTCGGGCTTCATCGTACACGGATACATGTGACGTGATGATCTGTTACGGGACCCGATTATGTCGGGCTTCATCGTGCAGGGATACATATGACATGGTGATCTGTTACGGGACCCGATTATGTCAGGCTTCATCGTGCTCGGATACATGTGACATGGTGATCTGTTACGGGACCCGATTATGTCGGGCTTCATCGTACACGGATACATGTGGCTTGGTGATCTGTTACGGGACCCGAATATGTCGGGCTTCATCGTGCACGGATACATGTGACGTGGTGATCTGTTACGGGACCCAATTATGTCGGGCTTCATCGTACACGGATACATGTGAAGTGGTGATCTGTTACGGGACCCGATTATGTCGGGCTTCATCGTGCACGAATGCATGTGACGTGGTGATCTATCAACATTCATCATCGTCATAA